The following are encoded together in the Aciduricibacillus chroicocephali genome:
- the thrS gene encoding threonine--tRNA ligase, producing MSEVNIIFPDGASKSFPQGITGEEIAASISSGLKKQALAIKLNGEFVDLRRPLDQGGEIAIITYRDQDGLEIMRHSTAHLMAHAVKRLYKDVQFGVGPVIEEGFYYDMDMEHKITPEDLPKIEKEMKRIIDQNIEIERIPVTREEAIKMFEEIGDKLKVELIEAIPEDQEITIYKQDDYFDLCRGVHVPSTGKIKAFKLLSISGAYWRGDSNNKQLQRVYGTAFEKEAQLKEHLRILEERKERDHRKLGKELGIFTVNQKVGQGLPLWLPNGATVRRTIERYIVDLEERLGYNHVYTPVLGSSELYKTSGHWDHYQEDMFPPMEMDNETLVLRPMNCPHHMMVYKNEMHSYRELPIRIAELGTMHRYEMSGALSGLQRVRGMTLNDAHAFVRPDQIKDELKRVLSLILEVYKDFDITDYKFRLSYRDPENTEKYFDDDEMWEKAQSMLKDAVDEMGLEYYEAEGEAAFYGPKLDVQVKTAIGKEETLSTVQLDFLLPERFDLTYIGEDGEKHRPVVIHRGVVSTMERFVAYLLEEYKGAFPTWLAPHQVKIIPVSLDVHHDYAEKIADQLRHEGIRVSIDERDEKLGYKIREAQTKKIPFALVLGDQEMESDSVNVRRYGQKETETMKADDFVSLIKEEISNKGARQN from the coding sequence ATGAGTGAAGTTAATATTATTTTCCCAGATGGTGCTTCAAAGAGTTTCCCGCAAGGTATTACTGGCGAAGAGATTGCAGCCTCCATCTCATCAGGATTGAAAAAGCAGGCACTAGCGATTAAATTGAATGGTGAATTCGTAGATTTGCGTCGTCCTCTCGATCAAGGCGGAGAAATTGCAATCATCACTTACCGCGATCAGGATGGTCTTGAAATTATGCGCCACTCGACAGCACACTTGATGGCCCATGCAGTGAAGCGTCTCTACAAAGATGTCCAGTTCGGTGTCGGTCCCGTCATTGAAGAAGGCTTCTACTACGACATGGATATGGAACATAAAATTACACCTGAAGACCTTCCAAAAATTGAGAAGGAAATGAAACGCATCATCGACCAGAATATCGAAATTGAACGTATCCCGGTAACACGTGAAGAAGCGATCAAGATGTTTGAGGAAATTGGTGACAAGCTGAAAGTCGAGCTCATCGAAGCTATTCCTGAAGATCAGGAGATTACAATTTACAAGCAGGATGATTACTTTGACCTTTGCCGCGGTGTCCATGTTCCTTCTACAGGTAAAATCAAGGCGTTCAAATTGCTTTCCATCTCAGGTGCATACTGGCGCGGAGACAGCAACAATAAACAGTTGCAGCGTGTTTATGGAACAGCGTTTGAAAAAGAAGCACAACTGAAAGAACATTTGCGCATTCTTGAGGAACGCAAAGAGCGTGATCATCGCAAACTCGGCAAGGAACTTGGCATCTTCACAGTCAACCAGAAGGTCGGACAAGGTTTGCCGCTCTGGTTGCCGAACGGTGCGACTGTCCGCCGTACAATCGAGCGCTATATCGTTGACCTTGAGGAACGCCTCGGTTATAACCATGTGTATACTCCAGTACTTGGTAGCTCTGAACTGTACAAGACTAGCGGTCACTGGGATCATTATCAGGAGGATATGTTCCCGCCAATGGAGATGGATAATGAGACACTTGTCCTTCGTCCAATGAACTGCCCGCACCATATGATGGTTTACAAAAATGAAATGCACAGCTACCGTGAATTGCCGATCCGTATTGCGGAACTCGGAACAATGCACCGTTATGAGATGAGCGGCGCGCTATCCGGACTGCAGCGTGTACGCGGGATGACTTTGAATGATGCACATGCATTCGTACGTCCGGATCAGATTAAAGACGAGCTTAAGCGCGTATTGTCACTCATCCTTGAAGTTTATAAAGACTTTGATATTACTGATTACAAGTTCCGTCTAAGCTATCGTGACCCTGAGAATACAGAGAAGTATTTCGATGATGATGAAATGTGGGAAAAAGCTCAAAGCATGCTTAAAGATGCAGTTGATGAGATGGGCCTTGAATATTATGAAGCTGAAGGCGAAGCAGCATTCTACGGACCGAAGCTTGATGTTCAGGTGAAGACTGCAATCGGTAAAGAAGAGACACTTTCTACAGTACAGCTTGATTTCTTGCTTCCGGAACGTTTCGACCTTACGTATATTGGGGAAGATGGAGAAAAGCATCGCCCAGTCGTTATTCATCGTGGTGTCGTCTCAACAATGGAACGTTTTGTAGCATATCTGCTTGAGGAATATAAAGGCGCATTCCCTACATGGCTTGCACCTCATCAAGTGAAAATCATCCCGGTTTCTCTAGATGTTCATCATGATTATGCTGAGAAGATTGCTGATCAGCTTCGCCATGAAGGGATTCGGGTATCTATCGATGAGCGTGATGAAAAGCTTGGCTACAAGATTCGTGAAGCGCAGACTAAGAAGATTCCGTTTGCGCTAGTGCTCGGAGACCAGGAGATGGAATCTGATAGTGTCAATGTACGACGCTATGGTCAGAAAGAGACAGAAACAATGAAGGCTGATGATTTCGTTTCTCTTATTAAAGAAGAAATCAGCAACAAAGGTGCTCGCCAGAACTAA